A single Cryomorphaceae bacterium DNA region contains:
- a CDS encoding Crp/Fnr family transcriptional regulator: MSRNHWQNASPFLEVFDWADEEVFRFCSEQGQELDLQPGDMLFHLDDDVRGIYLIWHGHLKTVVPGPQSDTISGIHIAGGVLGLSDLLGTGVHTKQAQALSEVKAILIYKGEFLASLAQNPNISYALMRQMDEALSELEMRATNLIQQPSAQRLAGSLLTLGKKFGTEPDGHLSVRFTPRDLANLICTTRTTIYRLLKQFEDEGLIGVDDHGIKLIAEEGLLKRSGITV; the protein is encoded by the coding sequence ATGTCGCGGAACCACTGGCAAAATGCATCCCCCTTTTTAGAGGTCTTTGACTGGGCTGACGAGGAGGTCTTTCGTTTCTGCTCCGAGCAAGGACAGGAGCTGGATCTGCAGCCCGGTGATATGCTTTTTCACCTAGACGACGACGTCCGCGGGATCTACTTGATTTGGCACGGCCATCTGAAAACCGTGGTTCCCGGCCCACAAAGCGACACCATTTCAGGCATCCACATTGCCGGGGGTGTTCTCGGTCTATCTGATCTGTTGGGCACAGGGGTTCATACCAAACAGGCCCAGGCACTGAGCGAGGTTAAAGCCATCTTGATCTACAAAGGGGAATTCCTGGCTTCACTGGCTCAAAACCCCAACATCAGCTATGCCTTAATGCGTCAGATGGACGAAGCGCTCAGCGAACTTGAAATGCGAGCCACCAACTTGATCCAGCAGCCAAGCGCACAGCGGCTCGCGGGATCCTTGTTGACCTTGGGCAAGAAGTTCGGCACCGAACCTGATGGACACCTTAGCGTGCGCTTTACGCCGCGGGATTTGGCCAACCTCATCTGCACCACACGCACCACGATTTATCGCCTGCTCAAGCAGTTTGAAGACGAAGGCCTCATCGGAGTGGACGATCACGGCATCAAGCTCATCGCAGAGGAAGGCTTGTTGAAGCGATCCGGCATCACCGTTTAA